Below is a genomic region from Gloeocapsa sp. DLM2.Bin57.
CTTTCCCTTTAACTTGAATAATTAATCCTAGTAAACATTCTGGTTGAGGAAATAACCTCAGTTTACCAGATAAAACAATGCCAAAATTACCCTGGACAAACAAAGGTGTTAAAGATGGACCAATGGCAAAAGGATGACCAGTATAAATAATTTCACCATTGGCTAAAACTACCTCTAGATCAAAAATAGCGTATCTTTTCGCTCCATAGGGAGAATAACCAATTCCTCCATCGAGAGCATTACCTAGTACACTAGCTAATGGCCCTGCTCCTGTAGAATCCATTAAATATGGTTTATCTTGGAGAAACAAGTACAATTGTTCTTGAGTTACTCCTGTTTCAATTCTGACTTCTCCTAATTCTGCGTCATAATCGCCAATTTGCTTAAAATAAGCTAAATCTACTACTACCTGTTCTTGATTGCAGGGAAAGTTAAAACCATAACCCAAATTGCGACCACGTGAGATAGGATAGAGACTAAAATTATGACTGTGAGCTAACCTAACTAATAGTTGTACTTGTTCTCTACTTGTTGGAGATGCTTGTAAGAAGCTTTGAAAAGGTAGTCCTATTTCTGAGATAGCTTCGACAATTTTTGTTTCTATGCCTTCATGTTGAATTATTTCTTGAATAAAATTTATTTGAGTTTTTTTTTCTGTTTCCATGTCCAAAAATAGTAAAATGTTATCCTTAAAATTAACCTGTTTTTAATCTTATGTGGCTAAAATATCTAATCATTCTGCTTAGTATAGTTTATCTTATCTATATTTTGTTGTGTCTAGCTCTGTTTCGTTGGCAAAATCGCTTGATTTTCCTTCCTACAGCTATGATTGAAGCAACACCAGCTGAATTAGGTTTACCCTATGAGGATATCTGGTTATCTGCTACTAATCAACAGGGAGAAACCGAAAAGATTCACGCTTGGTGGTTACCTAATGAGTCTAGTAAGGATGTTTTATTATATCTCCATGGCAATGGTTCTAATATTAGTGGTAATCTAGACTTAGCTGTCAAATTTTATAATTTAGGGTTTTCGATCTTATTACTTGATTATCGCCGTTATGGTTTAAGTCAAGGTAATTTTCCTAGAGAAGCTACCGTTTATCAAGATGCACAAATAGCCTGGGATTATTTAGTTAAAGATAGAGGGTTACAACCGGGACAAATCTTTGTTTATGGACATTCTTTAGGAGGGGCGATCGCCATTGATTTAGGTGTACGTCAACCCCAAATGGCGGGATTAATCAGCGAAAGTTCTTTTACTTCTATACTAGAAGTGGCTAATTATCATGGTGGTTTATATAGTTTCTTTCCTACTCGAATTTTGATTAATCAGCGTTTTGATTCTCTTAGTAAAGTCCCCTTACTGAAAATGCCTCTCTTATTTATCCATGGTAGTAATGATAACCTGATACCTGTAGAGATGAGTAAAAAGTTATACGCTATCGCTAACCCACCCAAACAGTTATTAATTGTACCAGGAGCAGGTCATAATGATGTTAGTAGGGTAGGAGATACCAAATATTGGCAAGCAATTAAAGACTTTAAACAATTAGCCCGTAAATCAGCTTTAACCTCATGACTTACCCCAATGCTGAACAAATAAAGGCTAAAATTCTCTCAGTAGGGTTTCACCAAGTGGGGATAGCGACAGTAGATGATCTTAATACTGAAGCTATCTTTCACCTGGAGACTTGGTTAAATTTAGGGTATCATGGCGATCTAACTTGGATGAGTAATCCCAAACGTCAAGATATTCGCGCCTGTTTCCCTGAAGTACAATCAGTTATCTGTGTTGTCTTAAATTATTATACCCCCTTTGAACATCCCGAAGGAGCAGAATACGCTAAAATCTCTCGTTATGCTTGGGGGAGAGACTATCATAAAGTTCTTAGTAAGAAATTAAAACAAATATCTTCTTGGTTATCAAGTCAAGGAGAAGATATTAAAACTCGCTATTATGTAGATACAGGACCAATATTAGAGAAAGTCTGGTCACAACAAGCCGGTTTAGGATGGATAGCTAAAAATGGCAATTTAATTACTAGAAATTATGGCAGTTGGGTATTTTTAGGAGAAATTTTAGTTAATATTCCCTTAGAAGCAGATCAACCCCATACTCAACATTGTGGAAGTTGTACCCGTTGTCTAGAAGCTTGTCCTACTCAAGCGATTACTCAACCTTTTGTGGTGGATGCTAATCTCTGTTTAGCTTATCATACCATCGAAAATCGTGCACCAGAATTACCTACAACCATCGCCGAAAATTTACAAGGTTGGGTAGCGGGTTGTGATATTTGTCAAGATGTTTGTCCTTGGAATCAAAGATTTGCTAAAGTAACGGATTGTGAAGATTTTTTTCCCTATCCTGAAAATATAGCGCCAAAACTAACCGAATTAGCCGAGATTACTGAGACAGAATGGGACGATCGCTTTAGAAGTTCTTCGTTACGCAGAATTAAACCAGATATGCTTAGACGTAACGCTAAAGCTAATCTCAAACAATAAAAGACCCGGATTCCACGCGTATCATAAGCATCCCGTATTGCTGCTACCTTCCGGTCCTGACAAGGTTTAGGCGTTACAATCCCATGGGTCCAGGTCACTTATCATTATAACAGCAAATTTATCTAATTGCACTATTAAGATAGAAAAAGAGAGATGGAAATAATGCCAAATCATGAATCAAATAAAGGACAACAGCTATCACGAAATTACGGATAGAGAAATATGTCAATTATTTAAGACTAATCTAGATACGGGTTTAAGTCCAGAAGAAGTAGCCAAACGCTATGAACAATACGGAAGGAATGAATTAGAAGTCAAACCAGGAAAACCTGCTTGGTTAAGATTCTTATTACAATTCAATCAACCATTATTATATATTCTGCTGATTGCAGGAACGATTAAAGCCTTTTTAGGATCATGGACTAATGCTGGGGTAATTTGGGGTGTAACGGTTATCAACGCGGTAATTGGATTTGTGCAAGAATCAAAAGCAGAAAGTGCGATCGCCTCTTTAGCTAAAGCAGTTACCACCGAAGCGATTACCATACGAGATGGTCAAAAAATCCGCATTCCTTCAGGAGATTTAGTACCAGGGGATATAGTCATCTTAACCTCGGGAGATAAAATACCCGCAGACGTGAGATTAACCAATATTCGCAATCTACAGGTTGACGAATCTGCTTTAACGGGAGAATCATTACCAGTCAATAAAACCACAGAATTACTCGATGGAGATATACCCTTAGCAGAACGTACTAATATGGGTTATGGAGGGACTTTTGTCACTTTTGGACAAGCTAAAGGTATCGTAGTTGCTACCGCAAGTAATACAGAAGTAGGTAAAATTTCTCAGTCAATGTCAAAACGAGTTAATTTAACTACTCCCCTAACTCGTAAATTTGCTAAATTCAGCAAAACTCTACTCTATATAATTTTAGCCTTAGCTACTTTAACCTTATCTATAGGGATAGGACGTGGTCAAGACTATGTAGAGATGTTTGAAGCTGCTGTAGCTTTAGCAGTGAGTGCGATTCCCGAAGGATTACCCGCGGTAGTTACTATTACTTTGGCGATTGGGGTTAATCGTATGGCTACTCGTAACGCTATTGTACGAAAATTACCTGCAGTAGAAACCCTTGGCAGTGCAACGGTTATCTGTTCGGATAAAACAGGTACTCTCACCGAAAATCAAATGACTGTACAAGCTATTTATACAGGAGGTCAAAGATACAATGTGACAGGAAGTGGTTACAGTCCCGAGGGTGAGATTATCTCTCCAGAATCTGATCAGATTGTATCTGATTTAAATTTTAGCTTGAAAGAATGTTTAATCGCAGGTTTATTATGCAATGACTCTCACTTAGAGAAAAAAAGTAACTATTGGCAGGTAGTAGGAGACCCTACAGAAGGTGCTTTAATTACCGTAGCTGATAAAGCGGGTTTAACTCAGTCTTTTGTTAATAATTCTTTACCTCGTTTAGACTCTATTCCCTTTGAATCTGAGTTTCAATATATGGCTACTTTACACGATGCTAGTCAACCTCATGAGGATACCCCCCGTTTAATCTACGTCAAAGGCTCAGTAGAAAGGATTCTAGCACGTTGTCAGCAGACTTTTGACTCAGAAGGTCAAATTATGCCTATCAATCCTCAATCGATTAATCAAGAGGTAGAAGCAATGGCTTCTCAGGGTTTACGTGTCTTAGCTTTAGCCAGAAAAGTAGCTAATTCTCATCAACATTCCTTAGATCATGATGATTTAGAGGATAATTTGATTTTTCTAGGGTTACAGGGAATGATTGATCCACCACGCCCAGAAGCGATCGCCGCGGTTAGGGCTTGTCAACAAGCGGGTATTCAAGTAAAAATGATTACAGGTGACCATGTGACTACGGCTAAAGCGATCGCTGAACGTTTGGGAATACAGAAAAATGGCGAGTTATTAGCTTTTGAAGGAGTACAAATCGCTAAAATGGATCATCAGCAACAAAATGAGGCGGTAGTTGATGGTGTAGTTTTTGCTAGAGTCGCCCCCGAACAGAAATTACAATTAGTAGAAATCCTCCAATTAAAAGGGGAAGTCGTGGCGATGACGGGAGATGGGGTCAACGATGCACCGGCTTTAAAACAAGCTGATATCGGTATTGCTATGGGAAAAGCGGGTACAGACGTAGCTAGAGAATCGGCTGATATGTTGTTGACTGATGATAATTTTGCTTCTATTAAAGCTGCTGTAGAAGAAGGACGAACGGTTTATCAAAACCTGCAAAAAGCTATTTCTTTTCTCTTACCTGTTAACGGTGGAGAATCCATGACTATTTTGATTAGTGCTTTATTAGCTAGAGATTTACCCATTTTATCTTTACAGGTATTGTGGTTAAATATGATTAATTCGGTGACTATGACCGTTCCTTTGGCTTTTGAACCCTCTTCACTAGGTTTAATGAAGCACCCCCCCCGCAATCCTAATGAACCTTTATTATCGGGTAATCTGGTTAAAAGGGTTTTAGCGATTTCTGTGTTTAATTGGATCTTGATTTTTGGGATTTTTGAATGGATTAGAATTAGTACTGGTAATTTGGATTTAGCTAGAACTATGGCTATTCAAGCTTTAGTAGCAGCGAGAATCGTCTATCTACTCAGTATTAGTCAACTTGGTGTGGATTTAGTTCATAAGTTGCGCGGTATAGCTACTCCTAAAGGTAATGCTTCCGCGATGATTTTGGGTATTGTCGGGGCGATCGCCTTACAGATTTTGTTTAGTCAAGTTCCCTTACTCAATACCTTGTTTAAAACCGTTCCCTTGAATTTAAACCAATGGTTGATTTGCTTGATTCCGATGTTACCGATGATACCTTTGGCGATCGTGGTTAATAAGTTCTTCCCCGCTTACACAAATTAACAAAGATATAATATTAATATATCTCCCCTCTCACAATTAGCCATGAGTCTATGTCTTGTACCAGAATGTCTCGCTAAAAACCCCCCTGAGGCTAAATTTTGTCAAAAATGTGGTTCAAAGCTTTTACTACAAGATCGTTATCGTGGGGTTAAAATTATAGGACAGGGTGGGTTTGGTAAAACTTTTTTAGCTACTGATCAAGCTAAACCCTCTAAACCTTATTGTATAATTAAGCAATCTCTTCCCGATAGTCAAGAGCCAGAATATATCGCCAAAGCCTCTGAATTGTTTAAAAGAGAGGCTCATCGTCTGGACGAATTAGGAGATCATCCCCAAATCCCCGAGTTATTATCCTATTGTAACCATGAAGGGAGACAATATCTAGTCCAAGAATATATCGAAGGTCAAAATTTAGCTCAGGAGTTAGAGAGTAAAGGGGTTTTTAATGAGCAGGAAATACGCGCTTTTTTAGCGGATATTTTGTCAATTTTGCAATTTATTCACTCTCAACAAGTCATCCACAGAGATATTAAACCAGAAAACATCATCAGACGTGCAATAGATAACAAGTTGGTTTTGGTGGATTTTGGTGCTTCTAAGGAGTTTAAACCCAATGTCAGATATAATCATTCTTGCATTGTTGGTACAGCCGAATACGCAGCACCAGAACAAATGCGGGGTGAATCCAGATTCAGTAGTGATTTATATAGTTTAGGGGTAACCTGTTTACATTTATTGACCAACGTTAACCCTTTTGATTTGTTTAGCACTACGGAAAATGATTGGGTTTGGCGAGATTATCTAGCTAAGAATAATCCTATTAGCCATGATTTAGCCAAGATTTTAGATAAGTTAGTACAACAGGCGACTAAAAAGCGTTATCAATCTGTAGAAGAGGTTTTAGCCGATTTAAACCCCGAAGTTAATCAGATTAAACCATTGTACATCAAACCTAAATCCAGTCCCTCACCTGCTGTCAGTCCACAATATGTCAAAGAAAATGTCCAACCAGTAGTCAAAACTAACCCTGTGACTCCTGTAAATGTCCAAACTACAGATCCATCATTGATTACCATCAGAACCGTAATGGGGGTATTTGCCTGTATCGCTCTGGTTGCTAACCCCTTGGGTCTTTTTGTTGGTTGGTTATGTGGTTCTATAGCTGTACAAAAGAACAGAGATTTTTGGTTATGGTTTTTCTTGGGGGGTATTTTTAATTTTTTTGCCGTAATTCTCGTAGCGATTTTACCTTCTCAATCTAAATCTGGTTAAATGTGTCACAATCAAATAAGAGTTACGACTTAATTTATTGATGATGGATTCACCGATTCAAGCTGTACAAGCTCCCTATACAGGGGATGCTTCTTATCGAACCCCTCCACCAGATTTACCTTCTTTACTATTAAAGGAAAGGATCGTTTATCTGGGGTTACCTCTGATTTCTCCTGATGAGTATAAGGATCAGATTGGGATAGATGTTACTGAGTTGATTATCGCTCAATTACTTTATCTTCAGTTTGAAGATCCCGACAAACCAATCTATATGTATATCAATTCCACTGGTACTTCTTGGTATGGAGGAGAAGCTATTGGTTTTGAAACAGAGGCTTTTGCTATTTATGACACCCTTAAATACATTAAGCCCCCTGTACATACTATCTGTATTGGACAAGCTATGGGTACTGCGGCAATGATTTTAGCTTCTGGTTCAAAAGGTTGTCGAGCCAGCTTACCCCATGCGACTATAATCTTACATCAAGCCCGTCAAGGTGCTCAAGGACAAGCAACAGATATTCAAATCCGTGCTAAAGAAGTTCTCGCTAATCGTCAGATGATGCTAGAAATGTTTGCTCAAAATACTGGTCAACCCTTAGAAAAAATTGAGCGAGATACTGACAGAATGTTATACATGAATCCTGAACAAGCTAAAGAATATGGCTTGATTGATAAGATTTTGACTAGTCGTAAAGACTTACCTACCCCTGTACCTTCACTTACTTAAGTTGTTAATATGCCTATTGGTGTTCCCAAAGTTCCCTATCGTTTACCCGGTCAACCCTATAGTGACTGGATTGATTTATATAACCGTTTATATCGAGAAAGAATTATCTTTCTAGGTAGAGGTGTTAATGACGGTTTAGCTAACCAGATTATCTCGGTGATGTTGTATCTAGATTCTGAAGATCCCGGTAAACCAATTTATCTTTATATCAACTCTCCTGGAGGTTCGGTAACCGCAGGTCTAGCTATCTATGATACGATGCAGTACATCAAGTCAGAAGTAGTGACTATTTGTGTAGGTTTAGCTGCTTCTATGGGGGCTTTCTTATTAGCTGCAGGTGCACCAGGAAAACGTTTAGCTTTACCCCATTCTCGGATTATGATTCACCAACCCCTAGGTGGAATACAAGGAAGAAGACAAGCAACAGATATTGAAATCGAAGCTAATGAGATTTTACGTATTCGTGATGAACTTAATCAAATGATGAGTCATCATACTGGTCAACCCTTAGAAAAAATCGAAAGGGATACAGATCGTGATTTCTTCATGTCAGCCGAAGAGGCTAAAGCTTATGGTCTCATCGACAAGGTGATTGAGGAAAGCCCTAATTAGTAGTAACGGAGAGAGGGAGATTCGAACTCCCGGAAGCTTGCGCTTCATCCGATTTCAAGTCGGACGCAATCGACCACTCTGCCATCTCTCCAGACAGGAATAAATCATAACAAAAAAGGGGTAGTTTTGGCTACCCCCTTTTAGTTGATATTTGTTGAGTAATTAGACTATGACAATATCGTTGTTAGTTAAGTCAACACGTCCACTCATCTCTAGTAAGCGAACCTGTGGTAATGGACCACTACCATCGGGATCGTAGAAGAGAACGTTGCGATTACCTTCTTGCTGATAGATAAAGCGTTGTTCTCTGGTAGTTGCACTAGAGCCTATAGTAAACTGATTAGCAGACAGAGTACGTCCTGCTTCTAAACCACCGCCAAAACCTCGGGCAGACACTTCGATTGTATCATCATTAGGTACATAACCAACGATTAAGTCAGGTCCTTGGTCGGGAGATTCGTACACAAAAACATCCTCACCAGGACCACCAACCAAGGTGTCTTGACCAGCTCCACCAATCAGGCGATCGTTTCCTGGACCTCCTACTAAACTGTCATTACCGAGACCACCAATCAAGGTGTCATCCCCATCACCACCTTCGAGGGTATTAGCGTTATCATTACCAATGATCACGTTATCTAGATCATTACCTGTACCATCGATTGCACCGTTGCCAGTTAAGGTAAGGTTTTCTACGTTAGCGGGTAGAGTATAACTAGCTGAAGCCAGAACAATATCAGTTCCTTCCCCTGGTTCTTCGATAATAACATCATTGGAATTATCCACAATATAGGTATCATCACCAGGACCACCTATCATGGTATCTGCACCTGCTCCACCATCAAGGGTGTCGTTACCTGCACCTCCTGTAAGAACGTTATTGGCTTGGTTACCAGTAATTTGGTTGTCTAGTCGGTTACCTGTACCGCTAATATTATTGTTGCCAGTGAGTATGAGGTTTCTGAGATTATCCCCTAGGGTATAGTCGATAGAAGATTCAACTGTACTAACATTATTGCTACTACTTTCGATGACTTCGTCACCTTCGTTATCCACAACATAGGTATTATCACCACCAGGACCACCTATCATGGTATCTGCACCTGGTCCACCATCGAGACGATTATTACCGCTATTACCAGTGAGAACGTTATCGAGATTGTTACCAGTAGCGTCGATGTTGGCTCGACCAGTCAGGGTAATATTATTGACGTTATCTGGAAGTCGATAGCTAACGGAAGCCAATACCTCATCAACGTCTTCGCTGTCGGGACCTTTAGGCTCTTCTATGATTTGATCGTTTTCGTTATCAACGATGTAGGTATCACTACCAGGACCACCAATCATTAAATCAGCTCCAGGTCCACCGTCTAGGGTATCGTTACCTTCGCCACCCTCTAGGGTATCGTCTCCTTCTAAACCTCTTAAAAGGTTGTTACCATCTATAGTAACTATTCTGTTATCAGCTGAGTTACCTGTTACTTCAATATCACCCACTGAAGCAGTAAAAATGATATTTTCTACGTTGCGTGGTAAATCATAGGGTACAGAAGAAAAGATCGTATCAATACCACCATCTCGTTCTTCAACTACCACGTCTCCCTCATGGTCAATGAGATAGGTATCATTTCCAGGACCACCTACTAAGCTATCGATTCCTGGTGTTTCTCCTTCAGGTACAGTACCATCTAGGGTATCATCTCCTTCTCCCCCAATCAGAGTATCGTTACCCGGTCCACCAATCAACAGGTTATTATTAGCATTCCCTGTAATGACGTTATCTAGGGCGTTACCTGTACCATTAACAGCTTCTTCCCCTTCTAAAGTTAAGTTTTCTAAGTTATCGCTGAGTACATAGTCAACAAAGGAAATAACCGTATCTGTTCCACCATTAGGAGCTTCCACGATCGTGTCTTCTGTACTACGAATAATATAGGTGTCATCTCCAGGACCACCTTCAAGACGGTTAGTACCTGCAACACCGTCAAGAGTATCATTCCCTGCACCCCCAATCAGGTTGTTGTCATTTTCATTACCGATAATTTCGTTGTCTAAATCATTACCTGTACCTCGGCTAGCATTACCTGTCAGGGTGAGATTTTCTACGTTAGCGGGTAAAACATAGTCAACAGAAGATATCACTGTGTCTGTTCCTTCGTCGGGAAGTTCTACCACTCGGTCTTGTGGGTTATCGACAATATAGGTATCGTCTCCAGGACCACCTTCCATGACATCTGCACCAGGTCCACCGTCTAGGGTATCATTACCCTCTCCACCAATAAGGGTATCGTTACCTTCTCCCCCTTCTAGAAGGTTATCCCCATCGTTTCCTGTCATGACGTTGTTGAGACTGTTACCCACACTGTTGAGATTTCTGTCTCCTGTCAAGATGATGTTATTGACGTTCTCAACTATGTCATAACTAACTGAACTGATGATGGTATCGATTTCCCCAGGGGCTGCACTTTCTTTGATGACTACATCGTCGGTTCTGTTAACCACAAAAGTATTGCTACCTGATGCAGCGATCATCACATCTGCACCTAAACCACCGTCAAGGGTATCATCTCCTGCTCCACCGATGAGGGTATCATCACCACCACCACCTTCGAGTAAGTCGTTACCTTCTCCTCCTGTGATTTCGTTATCATTATCATTACCAACTAAAGTGGTTGGTCCTTCACCTTCATAGATAATATTTTCTACGTTACGAGGAAGTGTATAAGGAACAGTGGTGATTACTGTATCAGTTCCTTCATCTCTGTTTTCGATGATTACATCTTCAGAATTATTGATGATATAGGTATCATCCCCAGGTCCACCTCTGAGGGTATTTGTACCTTCTCCACCATCGAGGGTATCGTTTCCTTCTCCACCCTGTAAGCTATCGTCTCCTCCTAAACCCTGGAGGAAGTTATCTCGACTATTACCAATAATTACGTTATTAGCTGCGTTACCTGTACCGTTAATCGCTTGTCCTAGTAATGTCAGGTTTTCGAGATTATCTCCGAGAGTATAGTCTATAAATGATTCTACCGTATCGATTTCATTGGGGTCAGTACTACGTTCGATTACTTCGTCTAGTTCACTACGGACAATGTAAGTATTATTACCTCTTCCTCCAACTAAACGGTTACCCCGAGTAACGCCATCTCCACCGTTAGAAGTATCGTCATCATCTCCTTGGTCAGGAGTCTCACCTCCTTCTCCTTGGTCAGGAGTCTCACCTCCTTCGTTTACCTCTTCTTCATTAGAGATACTTAAACTATCATCATCATCTGGTTCATTGATGATGGTATCAGGAACAGGACCACCACCATCTAAGGTATCGTCACCATCTCCACCGATGAGAGTGTCACTTCCTTCTCCTCCAATAAGTAGGTTATTCCCTGCTCCCCCTACGATAAAGTTATCTAAATCGTTGCCTATTCCTACTACATCATCGTCACTAATGATGCTTAATCTTTGGACATTCTCAGGTAGGGTATAATCTACGGTGGTACGAACTTGATCTGTTCCTGTGGGTGATAGTTTGACAACTATATCTTCGGGATCATCTACAAAGTAAACGTTATTTCCCGATCCTCCTATCATACTATCTACACCAGGTCCACCGTTGAGAGTGTTATTACCCTCCCCACCGATGAGAGTATCATTTCCGTCTCGACCTACTAACAGGTTGTTACCGTCGTTACCTACGATTAAGTTATCTAGTTCATTACCTACACCTCTGAGATTGTCATCTCCTTCTAGGGTTAGGTTATGTAGATTGTCTCCTAGTATGTAACTAAATGGTGCTATAACAGTGTTGCGATCGTTTCTATTACCCCTGACTTGAACAATTCTATCTCGACGACTCGAAAGCACATAAGTATCATTTCCTGCTCCACCAATTAACAGGTTTGTACCTTCTACCCCATTGAGGGTATCGTCTCCTACTCCACCTCTGAGGGTATCGTTACCTCCATTTCCTATGAGTAGGTTGTTCCCTCTATTACCATTGATGATATTGTCTAGATCGTTACCTGTCCCATCAATATTTTGATCTCCCTCTAGGCTCAAGTTCTCGACGTTTTCAGGTAAAGTATAGGAAACAAAGGCGATAACATTATCTATCCCTGCGTTCTCTTGCTCTATGATACTATCTTCAGTATTTCTGACTATATAGGTGTCATCTCCTGGTCCACCAATCATGGTATCAGCATCAGGCCCACCGTCTAGGGTATCATCTCCCCCTCCACCGATGAGAGTGTCGTTTCCTCCTTCACCTGAGAGGAAGTTATCACCTCTGTTACCAAGAATTCTGTTGTCTAAGTCGTTACCCGTAGCCGAGAGATTGTCGCGACCTTGTAACTCAATGTTTTCGACGTTGTCAGGTAAAGTGTAATCAACAAAAGCTAGGACTGTATCTAGCCCTTGATTAGGTTGCTCTATGATGATATCGTTAGAGCTTCTCACTAGATAAGTATCGTCTCCTGGTCCACCAATCATGGTATCATTGCCAGGACCACCGTCTAGGGTATCGTCTCCTTCTCCACCCTCTAAACTATCGTCACCTGTTCCACCTTCGAGGATATCATCTCCACCTAGACCAAGAAGAGTATCGTTACCACCTAAACCTCTAATGGAGTCATTACCTTCACCTCCTGTGAGGAGGTCGTCTCCATTTGTACCTTCAATAACAACAAATGACCCTTCTTGGAAAAGTTCCCAGTCTGTTTCTTTAGTATTACTCATAAATTTTTCCTATGACACCACACCGTTAAGATCTTAACTTTTGTCTCGATCAATTTACAACATTTTGGTTTTTTCTGCAATAGTGATTATTTCTGAATATTATAAAATATTTGCTCAGAAATTAATTGATATTTTTCCCCTAACCAAACTAAACTAATTTGGCTAATTTGATAATTTTCTAGATAAACTAGGGAAAAATTGCGCAATTTACCACTTTCTGTCTGTTTAATTCTCGGAACACAAGCAGAATTAAAATAAATTGTTCCATCTAGACTTTTATTGATAGCTTGACGTGATCTTGATTGAGTATGACGTAAACGATGGTGCATATGTCCAAAGGTTACTAATAACACTTCTTTACCCATACCTTTTATTTGCGCGATCGCCTCTGTTAAATCTGGATCGCCAAAGTCCCCACCTAGGGGATGCCAATCTTTACCACAGGAATCTTCTGGTTGATCTCCTAATCCGAATGGTCCATTATGGGCTAAGATAATTAGGCGATCGCCTTGGGTTTGTTTGGCTGCTGTGACTATCTTTTGGGTAGATTCGGTAAAGTTAGTCACTCCGTAACGTTCTTGATAAAATTCGCTATTTTTCCAAGTTGGTCCTCCCCAACT
It encodes:
- a CDS encoding phospholipase; the protein is MWLKYLIILLSIVYLIYILLCLALFRWQNRLIFLPTAMIEATPAELGLPYEDIWLSATNQQGETEKIHAWWLPNESSKDVLLYLHGNGSNISGNLDLAVKFYNLGFSILLLDYRRYGLSQGNFPREATVYQDAQIAWDYLVKDRGLQPGQIFVYGHSLGGAIAIDLGVRQPQMAGLISESSFTSILEVANYHGGLYSFFPTRILINQRFDSLSKVPLLKMPLLFIHGSNDNLIPVEMSKKLYAIANPPKQLLIVPGAGHNDVSRVGDTKYWQAIKDFKQLARKSALTS
- the queG gene encoding tRNA epoxyqueuosine(34) reductase QueG — its product is MTYPNAEQIKAKILSVGFHQVGIATVDDLNTEAIFHLETWLNLGYHGDLTWMSNPKRQDIRACFPEVQSVICVVLNYYTPFEHPEGAEYAKISRYAWGRDYHKVLSKKLKQISSWLSSQGEDIKTRYYVDTGPILEKVWSQQAGLGWIAKNGNLITRNYGSWVFLGEILVNIPLEADQPHTQHCGSCTRCLEACPTQAITQPFVVDANLCLAYHTIENRAPELPTTIAENLQGWVAGCDICQDVCPWNQRFAKVTDCEDFFPYPENIAPKLTELAEITETEWDDRFRSSSLRRIKPDMLRRNAKANLKQ
- a CDS encoding cation-transporting P-type ATPase — encoded protein: MNQIKDNSYHEITDREICQLFKTNLDTGLSPEEVAKRYEQYGRNELEVKPGKPAWLRFLLQFNQPLLYILLIAGTIKAFLGSWTNAGVIWGVTVINAVIGFVQESKAESAIASLAKAVTTEAITIRDGQKIRIPSGDLVPGDIVILTSGDKIPADVRLTNIRNLQVDESALTGESLPVNKTTELLDGDIPLAERTNMGYGGTFVTFGQAKGIVVATASNTEVGKISQSMSKRVNLTTPLTRKFAKFSKTLLYIILALATLTLSIGIGRGQDYVEMFEAAVALAVSAIPEGLPAVVTITLAIGVNRMATRNAIVRKLPAVETLGSATVICSDKTGTLTENQMTVQAIYTGGQRYNVTGSGYSPEGEIISPESDQIVSDLNFSLKECLIAGLLCNDSHLEKKSNYWQVVGDPTEGALITVADKAGLTQSFVNNSLPRLDSIPFESEFQYMATLHDASQPHEDTPRLIYVKGSVERILARCQQTFDSEGQIMPINPQSINQEVEAMASQGLRVLALARKVANSHQHSLDHDDLEDNLIFLGLQGMIDPPRPEAIAAVRACQQAGIQVKMITGDHVTTAKAIAERLGIQKNGELLAFEGVQIAKMDHQQQNEAVVDGVVFARVAPEQKLQLVEILQLKGEVVAMTGDGVNDAPALKQADIGIAMGKAGTDVARESADMLLTDDNFASIKAAVEEGRTVYQNLQKAISFLLPVNGGESMTILISALLARDLPILSLQVLWLNMINSVTMTVPLAFEPSSLGLMKHPPRNPNEPLLSGNLVKRVLAISVFNWILIFGIFEWIRISTGNLDLARTMAIQALVAARIVYLLSISQLGVDLVHKLRGIATPKGNASAMILGIVGAIALQILFSQVPLLNTLFKTVPLNLNQWLICLIPMLPMIPLAIVVNKFFPAYTN
- a CDS encoding protein kinase, which produces MSLCLVPECLAKNPPEAKFCQKCGSKLLLQDRYRGVKIIGQGGFGKTFLATDQAKPSKPYCIIKQSLPDSQEPEYIAKASELFKREAHRLDELGDHPQIPELLSYCNHEGRQYLVQEYIEGQNLAQELESKGVFNEQEIRAFLADILSILQFIHSQQVIHRDIKPENIIRRAIDNKLVLVDFGASKEFKPNVRYNHSCIVGTAEYAAPEQMRGESRFSSDLYSLGVTCLHLLTNVNPFDLFSTTENDWVWRDYLAKNNPISHDLAKILDKLVQQATKKRYQSVEEVLADLNPEVNQIKPLYIKPKSSPSPAVSPQYVKENVQPVVKTNPVTPVNVQTTDPSLITIRTVMGVFACIALVANPLGLFVGWLCGSIAVQKNRDFWLWFFLGGIFNFFAVILVAILPSQSKSG
- a CDS encoding ATP-dependent Clp protease proteolytic subunit gives rise to the protein MDSPIQAVQAPYTGDASYRTPPPDLPSLLLKERIVYLGLPLISPDEYKDQIGIDVTELIIAQLLYLQFEDPDKPIYMYINSTGTSWYGGEAIGFETEAFAIYDTLKYIKPPVHTICIGQAMGTAAMILASGSKGCRASLPHATIILHQARQGAQGQATDIQIRAKEVLANRQMMLEMFAQNTGQPLEKIERDTDRMLYMNPEQAKEYGLIDKILTSRKDLPTPVPSLT
- a CDS encoding ATP-dependent Clp protease proteolytic subunit, which produces MPIGVPKVPYRLPGQPYSDWIDLYNRLYRERIIFLGRGVNDGLANQIISVMLYLDSEDPGKPIYLYINSPGGSVTAGLAIYDTMQYIKSEVVTICVGLAASMGAFLLAAGAPGKRLALPHSRIMIHQPLGGIQGRRQATDIEIEANEILRIRDELNQMMSHHTGQPLEKIERDTDRDFFMSAEEAKAYGLIDKVIEESPN